In a genomic window of Phyllostomus discolor isolate MPI-MPIP mPhyDis1 chromosome 5, mPhyDis1.pri.v3, whole genome shotgun sequence:
- the KLLN gene encoding LOW QUALITY PROTEIN: killin (The sequence of the model RefSeq protein was modified relative to this genomic sequence to represent the inferred CDS: inserted 1 base in 1 codon; deleted 2 bases in 2 codons; substituted 1 base at 1 genomic stop codon) has protein sequence MELKLCPQWLYRPASFGPLRKPGWVDRPRARFRAPLAVLCTRKAGVAGRVCKVRDGRKLQPSEWAGLKGPRRVQRRWRDTRATAGTTFRRRSRVFLVGELSKFPLAFDSWRDKWFASFAQXCRQRDPRVSQFTAETLAQKNHPPERCRGXRLGSWLHKHPHPSTCPSLPHRWLPPLLFADLGTRVLKLVPPFACYPQSTPNVRDLRLLPLDHLTLRFPYLGRRGCAMEGCVSLASALPLRAKLSGAVVSGQEGISCRSPLLKYTDVATNFQSLSH, from the exons ATGGAACTCAAGCTCTGTCCTCAGTGGCTATATCGCCCCGCCTCTTTTGGGCCGCTGAGAAAACCCGGATGGGTGGATCGCCCTCGGGCCAGGTTCCGCGCTCCCCTAGCAGTGCTGTGCACGAGGAAGGCCGGGGTTGCTGGGCGCGTTTGTAAAGTACGCGACGGTAGGAAGCTGCAACCT TCCGAGTGGGCGGGGCTGAAGGGACCAAGGAGGGTTCAAAGGAGGTGGAGGGATACACGGGCCACAGCCGGAACTACATTCAGGAGGAGGTCACGTGTGTTCTTAGTTGGGGAACTTTCCAAATTCCCACTCGCTTTTGATAGCTGGAGAGACAAGTGGTTCGCTTCCTTCGCCC GGTGCAGGCAGCGGGACCCCAGGGTCTCCCAGTTCACGGCGGAAACACTAGCTCAGAAGAACCACCCTCCAGAACGCTGTCGAGGCTGACGCCTGGGGAGCTGGTTACACAAGCACCCACATCCAAGCACGTGCCCTAGCCTT CCGCACCGTTGGCTGCCGCCGCTGCTTTTTGCAGACTTAGGAACGAGAGTTCTCAAGCTAGTCCCACCCTTCGCCTGCTACCCACAGAGCACACCAAATGTCCGAGACCTGAGACTCCTGCCTCTGGATCACCTAACACTGCGTTTTCCCTACCTTGGGAGAAGGGGCTGTGCCATGGAGGGCTGTGTCTCCCTCGCTAGTGCCCTGCCCCTTAGGGCGAAACTCTCTGGTGCTGTGGTCTCAGGGCAAGAGGGTATCTCTTGCCGCAGCCCGCTGCTTAAATACACCGATGTTGCAACAAACTTCCAGTCACTAAGTCACTAA